ACAGCCTCCGAGGACGCCAGGGACAGAATGATCTTCGATGGCGATCGATATGAGATCGACAAATACTTCCAAGCCGTGGATGAAATCCAACGGTCAATGGAATCCGCCAGCATCTCAGACGACTCTGCTAAGGCCAACAGCGCGATCCAGATCACCATGGCCCGCCTGGAAGACGAGTTTCGCAATATTATCATTGCTCAAACTTCCCCTCTCGAAGCCGACACTCTGACCGATCCCAGCTCTTGTTCCTTCCGCTCCATCGCTTCTATTGGCAGCAGCGACGGCCACTTGAGCTTGctgccgccgccgccgccgtcCCTGCACACCGAGGAAGACGACTTCACCGAGACCAACTTGGCAAGTTTGGTAAAGAAAATGTGATCCTTCCAGGAAACTTAGCCTTTCTTTTCGTGTGATTCCTTTGCCTAAAAGGGGCGGCTCAAGCATCATGTATGGAAGGTGCATAAAGTATTCAGGATGCCACAAAAAACTTCACTCATTCAGCGAAATCTTCTCGCCAGATCAGGGCATAAAGCTTGTGAATTCTCCATTTTCCAATCTAAGGGTGACCATTCACTCTTAAGTTGAATTGTCCAATTTTCAAGATTGATTATAACAAAATTGTCCATTCACTCTCAAATCACCTTTGGCTCCATATGCTTGTTAATTCGGGGATGcaaatagggtttcttgaaagGGTAATTTGAGAGCCAAAGGGAAAGGGTAATTTGAGAGCCAAAGGTGAAATGTGTATTTTGGTGGTGGTCCCCTATCCTTTACTTTCAACaggtaatgaaatgtgtttccggttttgcccctaaaaatatgacCACATGAGAggggcgtgctatttttagccggagaaatgagcaaaaacgagcaataggaccaaattggctcacaatttaaatgtgaaggagcattttggctgattttatatgtcagggactaaaaaagtgtttttggtaaatgttagggtccaatttggcaaatttcccttaTATTTACTTGGTTTGTTAATCCTTTATATTTACTTGGTTTGTTAATCCTTTATATTTACTTGGTTTGTTAATCCTTTATATTTACTTGGTTTATCCTTTTATAGTTAACAATCATTTTGTTCTGGTTATTATCTGATGATTTATTTCTTCTAGTGAAGCACTAATTACAAGCTGCCATCTCCTATGTTAAATTGTCCAGCTCTAAATCCATCAGTTGTTTTAAGTGATCATCTCATGCAGCATGTATGTTTTAGCACTTAGAGTTGCCCAATTCTGCATGCACTGTTTAGAATGGGCAGAGAGATTCCCAACTCTTTAAACAAGTCGATAAAATATTTGTTCCCGGAGATACCCAAACAAGTTCAGAAAAATTGTGATACTAGTAAGATTATATTAGGGCCATTGAGTCATTACATGATCAAATTTATTAAGGTAACAAATAAACGTCCTTTTGAGTCCAACCATGCGAGCGAATCTTGTTATAAAATACTATGACTTATATTAACATGTATAAATATGTTCTTGAGAATGCAAAATATTTACAGCAAAGCAAATCGTGCCCACTAACAGTAGTGAAAGCACTCTGTCACACAGCTGCTGTCTTACAAATCACCGACGGAAGCATTGCAATTCATAATGGTAAAACAAAGATCCTCGTTATTTTCCATGCGAAGAATGATATTGATACACTGGTTTTaccctttttcatttttcgaAGAGGGTAGCCGGATATTTACTCAGGATCTAATTCACAACCCAAAGTGAGTTGAGTCATTCTCTTTGATCATAAGACACTCTTGTACGCCTGAAATCATTCTTACTATATGATATGAGCTCCAGTAATCATTCATCTCAGCAATAActgaattatttattaaaaaatccATAATAATAAGGATAATAATTGCCTGATCGGGCTCCAATTATCACCCACCTATTGGGACTTAAAAAAATATACTCAAAAATGTGGAGAGAATGTGGCTCAAAAGTGCTTGAAAATAATCATGGCTACCACGCTGCTATTCTGTTCGTATGAATGAATAACAGGAAGGGGTTCCTCATTGTTTAACAGAGTTTTTCTCATCATTGCCACATTATTTACCCCATCATTTATCAGAGTTTCCTGTTTCATATGTATTGGAAAAAACCAAAATAGTAGACTAAGACTAGATGGATTTAGAGCAGCGTATCAAATCCAGCAAATTTCCTTCATAGGGAAAAAACACAGCCAGGCACGCCGTGATCATGAGATTGTatgattttgaaccatttaCTCTGCCATGAGACATGAACAAGTTTTACCTTTGGGGTAAATTAAGCATAAACATCACAATTAGTTGATTAAACCTCAGCAAAGTTTGTGCAGAGTTGTTCATCGTTTCCAGCTAAGGTCCGAAAAGTGGACAAATTTTCCCAGCTGCAACCGAAGGTCATAAACAGCCTTGGGACAGCATTCCCGCCGTATCTCCATTTGCTAAAGTCAATATTTGAAAAAggaagagagaagaaaatttaacgagaaaaaaaattgaaaaagaagacTCAATGTGTAGCAGCAAATTAACGAGTGAAGCCAAGAATTGAGGATGAGCAGgaattcattcattcgttcaatCACTTGAATATTCAGAACAAAATATTGCAATTATCATTCCTGACTTCAAATAGTGCTGCTTAACTAAAGCAGAACAATACTTCGGTATTGGGGGGAAGATATTAAAAATGTTGaggagaaaatgaagaaaaatagaataataaacaaaaaaggAGTTTCTCTCAGACAAATGCCTCGATTTGTCGTCACGATTGTAAACGAATGGATTTTCGATCAGACTCGTCATCTGAAAAATCTTCATCACTGAGAAACACCCGAAAAAGATCATCGAAAAAcgaaagaagaagcaaaatatatatatacacacactcTTAAAGAATACCGGGCGATGATTGACTCAGTTATTAGTTCGAACTGGAAATGATTGGAAAGAGTACAGCACTTACGAGCTAGTGAGGAACGGCATTAGCAGAACAAAACCTAGGGAATTGGTTGGGGCAACGCAGTTGTATTTATTCACATTGGAGCGGAGACTCGGCAGTCTTCTGATTGCTAGGGTTAGGGTTGAGAAAAGCTCCGCGGATTTCATTGAGCCTTGAAGGATGTTCACTGTGCACAGCACTGGCCTGCTTTTGAGCGGTCACGTAAAATTTCAAAGTTTTGGGCTGTTTTTCTTGCATATGAAGGGCCAAGGCCCACACATCCTGTCTACAAAAACGTTCGTCTCAGCTTGTATGCTCGCCACGTTTTCCTTTTGAGTCTGAGATATTgtttaaaattagaaaaagCTCTCTAAAATATTTGTTCAAAAGTTTCATACTAGAATTCAGGGAGATGCTGACGTGTTCTCGATTGATTCTGATTTTGTTAAATTGATTCTTAAaaagcagatttttttttttttgttatgttAACTTATTGTTTTTGTCCTTGACTCAGCTGGGTATATCATATCATGTCAATTACTTGTAGCAAATGCAGCCTCCCTCTAGTGCTCGCTCGGTTGCTGGCATTTTCCGATGATAAGGAAATCTTCAGAAGAGTAATTCTTCTGAAGCTCTGAATCGAGATGGAAATAAAGACGAGGAGTTAATAGGTTTTTTTTCCGCGATTGCACAAGGATATGATAATAATGAATCTCcagtaataaatcaaaaaagtTATGTGGGAGTATTTGCAGAGTCATCTTTCCCTTGCAAACCAAGCAGTACACAGGAAAGCAAAGAATTCCTATTCTACGGGTAACAATTAATACTCGGGTTTGATTGATTTGATTTTTACTTCAATAGCTAATCAATCACTGAACTTGTGGAGCAATGAAAGTTTAAAGAAGCGATGTCCAAAGCATCATCATCATCCACGAAAACGAAATCAGAGGAAGTGAAGTACCAAGGACCAGATTGGGTACACCAGCAAGAGGATGATGCCGACGGTGTTAGAAATACCATGTTTTTGCGTGAAAGAATTACGGAATCCTCCAGATGCCCGGATATGCTCTTGCAGGAGATAGCAACCGATAATGAGGCATATGAAAACGCCAACCAGGTTGTTCCTCAGGGCGTGAGCAAAGAAGCTTGGGGAAACCACCAGCAAAAGTATTAGTGCACCAGGCATCTCCAGCCAGTCTGTAATTCACAAAAACCACTGGTCAAATGTCAAAGCCAGTGGAAGGGAAACATGATCTTGCAGAGACGAAAAATGACACATGCCACTTCCAAAAAATTCTCCATACCTGGGAAATGTCGAGGGTAGAAAAGCCTCAGTACAACAGCAATGAAAGCAACCCACTTCCCGAACTCTCCCCTAAATCGCAAAGCGGATTACATGTTGTGAGGGGAATTTATTTAACTCTCAAATTCAGAGAGAAGGAGAACAAAAAGATGAGGAACTCAAAATGATCACCTCAAGAAGCTGAAAAGAGCTGCAGGCAAACTGAAAAAGATGTATGGTACTAAAAGTGAAGTCAGCATGTTAGTCCTCCAATTTGTCCGATCCAATATCAACAGATAACTACAGCAGAAGCAGAGTGTGGGTTAACATGCAGAGTCTGTTCACAAGGTAATTCTGATGGTCTGAAAAAAATTGACAGCAGATATTCACTACAACATTAACTTTTGTGCATCCAGAAAAATAACTACAAATTAAGAGAAAGAGGAGAAGTCAAAATCTGTCGAGAGAGAAATTAACATACAAGAAAACCATATACATAAATCAGAAAAATGTCGTGGCAATCCCTCCACAGATTGGACAAATGTGTTAGCATTGCTACATATGAGAGCCTCACGAATGTCAGTCCTATTGACATTTTTCTAACTGAAGGCACTGAGTCATTAGCACATAACCTGCCAGAAATTTGCTAAGTTAGTCAATCAAGAAGTTAACCTGCAGGCTTTTCCTGAGACGAGTAGATGACGGAATGCTTATTAGTGGCAACTTTTTTTCTTGGTAAGCTGACATTGCACCAAAATGGTTCTTTGTTTACAATATTGATAAAATTGAGCATATATTTGTCTCCATGTTTTAGGAATTTTGCATAGCAAAGTCATTCATCTGTAGTTACCATGATAATTACCTGGTGACTGTTATccaccttctttttttttttttataatgagGGCATAGCTCAGACCACATCCACACACTCTAATCTGGTAGGATGAGAAGGTGCTAACATAGAGGCGGCCTGTAATAGTGACGACTAAAGAGACATTCCCGTCATCAGCCAATCTGCTCACTTTTTAATAGTAATCACTGCTCAACATTAGTTTTCTTGGCATTCCAGCAAGGCACTAAGCAGTAATATTGCACAAAGATGCATGAATGAAATGGTCAGTTTTCTCTAATATGCGATTTGATTGGTGAATTCGGTGGGAGAAAGAGTAGCCACACAACTTCTCTAAGAGGAAGTCTCCACTCAAACTCTATGCATTTGCCT
This portion of the Coffea eugenioides isolate CCC68of chromosome 11, Ceug_1.0, whole genome shotgun sequence genome encodes:
- the LOC113754024 gene encoding cold-regulated 413 plasma membrane protein 2-like; the encoded protein is MGRSPVDYLAMKTDQNPVTAELIDSDINELKMAAKKLFNHATRLSGLAVGTSFLKWVASFAAIYLLILDRTNWRTNMLTSLLVPYIFFSLPAALFSFLRGEFGKWVAFIAVVLRLFYPRHFPDWLEMPGALILLLVVSPSFFAHALRNNLVGVFICLIIGCYLLQEHIRASGGFRNSFTQKHGISNTVGIILLLVYPIWSLVLHFL